The following are from one region of the Fibrobacter sp. UWEL genome:
- a CDS encoding response regulator transcription factor: protein MQNKILIVEDEEIIRLGLQDNFELENYIVETAADGDEAIQKVDEFEPHLILLDLMIPKKSGFEVCRYIRNKHPETLIIMLTAKTEEASKVAGLEIGADDYVTKPFSILELLARVKAFLRRLDLPKTNDADNGPGEIDFLDIHVDFKKYTATKGGVSLDLTAREYQTLKYFWNHRGEVVMREDMLRDIWGYSDDSMPSTRVVDNHIVVLRKKLCDEQSKIILSVRGAGYKFNV from the coding sequence ATGCAGAACAAGATTCTAATTGTTGAAGATGAAGAAATTATCCGTTTGGGGTTGCAAGACAACTTCGAGTTGGAAAACTACATCGTGGAAACCGCTGCGGATGGTGACGAAGCCATCCAGAAGGTGGACGAATTCGAGCCTCACCTGATTCTTCTGGACTTGATGATTCCCAAGAAGAGCGGTTTCGAAGTATGCCGCTATATCAGGAATAAGCATCCGGAAACCCTCATCATCATGCTGACAGCAAAGACAGAAGAAGCCAGCAAGGTAGCCGGACTTGAAATCGGAGCAGATGACTACGTCACCAAGCCCTTCTCCATTCTGGAACTGTTAGCCCGCGTGAAAGCCTTCCTGAGAAGGCTTGACTTGCCCAAGACAAACGATGCCGACAATGGTCCTGGTGAAATTGACTTTTTGGACATTCACGTCGACTTCAAGAAGTATACCGCAACCAAGGGAGGCGTCTCTCTGGATTTGACAGCACGAGAATACCAGACTCTTAAGTACTTCTGGAATCATCGCGGCGAAGTAGTCATGCGAGAAGACATGCTCCGCGACATCTGGGGCTATTCCGACGACAGCATGCCCTCCACTCGCGTGGTGGACAATCATATTGTTGTACTCCGCAAGAAACTTTGTGATGAACAGTCCAAGATTATTCTTTCCGTTCGAGGAGCCGGTTACAAGTTCAATGTCTAG
- a CDS encoding PQQ-binding-like beta-propeller repeat protein: MMNIAALHTSQFMKVLASVLLCLGSVFAGKMDASIQEALYLFEMKGDYANATSLLERISKEGDQSDKEQAFFYLGKIQELSNNRQSANFYYNQSLVNTHKTNMAYWLAEREAITSNQSERLLQKPLMLPSPIRKVFGQSPTYLQLKNGSIKRIGAEGLENISTDIKANAEIYQITSQGIWHRADAEDSLRFTSFHSGKQSRNYDIFDITGFFEQDNRVIVQGSQSLSLINQNGAKITIPEKYNSCSIEGYHGPTKSYALNCPDNSLHLISAEAGVETKTISQFDAISKVLVEKKLIYLVSGNNFYCYAPKGSNTPLWKISVGTVEDIITFENSIAILESSGRLSLLDKRNGFVKASVLTETAIMSPLAQGTLGLFSSEGTIVAVDTLLRPIWFYNFLKSVETKPIHTEDAIYLNFGDTRLQSISPRYYGKKALLSTQIAKKASLLMENEQWDSLEVTLDTLFKVEPGNAEGWFLRAVYLEHKDASEKSIQQAWAEAVRLSTSNPRTAHVILERYSKAIGAKFVSQLPISPKTVYPQFFGGKKNLYTIDPAAGQIFNINPENGEIRWAKNIGKLDFNPVIGHDENTIAIATKYNMSLFELNKTSTATNIQLPGKAFDIKVFDDAIYVSTWNGFLLKVNRSENKQAWSRKVFSGTFLMTKENGKIYLCSQEGNLQMVDEISGLTDEGFSKKITGNITHMDQGDSTLVFATSANKLLIYNTKHPEAAPLQVLMDSPISSMQIVNNHGEKNILVNLANQSMLLYSESGAPIWKFNGKGSVFSKPFAKGNEIWLDQGSEIISVAMKDGKITKRYSTPGGSGTPFITNNTLFSASPKRILYGFPL, from the coding sequence ATGATGAACATAGCAGCCTTACATACCAGCCAGTTCATGAAAGTTCTGGCTAGCGTTCTGCTATGTCTTGGAAGTGTTTTTGCAGGCAAGATGGATGCCTCCATCCAGGAAGCCCTCTACCTTTTTGAAATGAAGGGAGACTACGCCAACGCAACCAGCCTCCTTGAAAGAATTTCAAAGGAAGGCGATCAAAGCGACAAGGAACAAGCTTTCTTCTATCTCGGTAAAATCCAGGAACTTTCCAATAACCGGCAATCGGCAAACTTCTACTACAACCAGAGTCTTGTCAACACCCACAAGACCAATATGGCTTACTGGCTTGCGGAACGAGAAGCGATTACCAGCAACCAGTCCGAAAGACTTCTCCAAAAGCCCCTAATGCTCCCCAGCCCTATTAGGAAGGTTTTCGGACAGTCCCCCACATACCTTCAGCTCAAGAATGGATCTATCAAAAGAATCGGAGCAGAAGGCCTTGAAAACATTTCTACCGATATCAAGGCAAATGCCGAGATATACCAGATTACATCCCAAGGAATTTGGCACAGAGCCGATGCGGAAGACAGTCTCCGCTTTACCTCTTTCCACTCGGGAAAACAGAGCCGAAACTACGACATTTTTGACATTACAGGATTTTTTGAACAAGACAATCGCGTTATCGTACAAGGTTCACAAAGCCTTTCTCTCATTAACCAAAATGGAGCCAAAATTACTATTCCAGAAAAGTATAATAGCTGTTCCATTGAAGGTTACCACGGACCTACAAAAAGCTACGCACTTAACTGTCCCGACAATTCGCTTCATCTCATTTCTGCGGAAGCCGGAGTAGAGACCAAGACAATTTCTCAGTTTGATGCCATCTCCAAAGTTCTGGTAGAGAAGAAACTGATCTATCTTGTTTCGGGAAACAACTTCTATTGTTACGCCCCAAAGGGATCTAATACACCCCTCTGGAAGATTTCCGTAGGTACTGTAGAAGACATTATTACTTTCGAAAATAGCATAGCTATTTTGGAATCATCCGGTAGATTGAGTTTACTAGACAAGCGAAACGGATTCGTGAAGGCATCCGTCCTTACAGAAACTGCAATCATGAGCCCGCTTGCACAAGGAACCCTCGGTCTCTTCTCATCGGAAGGAACCATCGTTGCTGTGGATACCTTACTCCGTCCCATCTGGTTCTACAATTTTTTGAAATCCGTTGAAACAAAGCCCATCCATACGGAGGACGCCATCTACCTGAACTTTGGGGACACTAGGCTTCAATCCATCTCACCCCGCTATTATGGCAAGAAAGCTCTTCTTTCTACCCAAATCGCGAAGAAAGCCTCCCTGCTTATGGAAAACGAGCAGTGGGATTCCCTAGAAGTAACCTTGGACACCCTTTTCAAAGTGGAACCCGGTAATGCTGAAGGCTGGTTTCTGCGAGCCGTATATCTTGAGCACAAGGACGCTAGCGAAAAATCCATACAGCAGGCCTGGGCGGAAGCAGTCCGACTCTCCACCAGCAACCCAAGAACAGCACACGTCATTCTGGAACGATACAGCAAGGCTATTGGGGCTAAATTCGTAAGTCAGCTCCCGATTTCACCAAAGACAGTATATCCCCAATTCTTTGGCGGAAAGAAAAACCTCTATACGATCGATCCTGCTGCGGGACAAATATTCAATATCAATCCCGAAAACGGAGAGATTCGCTGGGCTAAAAACATCGGAAAGCTTGATTTCAATCCTGTAATTGGTCATGACGAAAACACCATCGCCATTGCCACCAAGTACAACATGTCCCTTTTCGAGCTGAACAAGACTTCTACCGCAACAAACATCCAGCTTCCTGGCAAGGCTTTTGATATTAAAGTCTTTGACGACGCCATCTATGTATCCACCTGGAACGGATTCCTCCTCAAGGTCAATCGATCCGAGAATAAACAAGCCTGGTCGCGCAAGGTGTTTTCAGGGACCTTCCTGATGACCAAGGAGAATGGTAAAATTTACTTGTGCAGCCAAGAAGGAAATCTCCAGATGGTGGACGAAATTTCAGGGCTTACCGATGAAGGATTCTCCAAGAAAATCACGGGAAACATTACCCATATGGATCAAGGAGATTCCACCCTTGTTTTCGCCACCAGCGCAAACAAGCTTCTCATCTATAACACCAAGCATCCCGAAGCAGCCCCTCTGCAGGTCTTGATGGACTCCCCAATATCATCCATGCAAATCGTCAACAACCATGGAGAAAAGAATATCCTAGTGAACCTGGCCAATCAGTCCATGTTACTTTATTCTGAATCAGGCGCTCCCATCTGGAAGTTCAATGGTAAGGGATCCGTATTTTCAAAACCCTTTGCCAAGGGAAATGAAATATGGCTCGATCAAGGATCCGAAATCATCTCCGTTGCTATGAAGGATGGGAAAATTACGAAACGCTACAGCACCCCTGGAGGCTCAGGAACCCCCTTCATTACGAACAACACCTTGTTCAGCGCCTCTCCAAAACGAATCCTCTACGGCTTTCCTCTCTAG
- a CDS encoding ABC transporter substrate-binding protein produces MMSKLTEYLNFLAKCVVTASVAMAFTACEEEKKEVAEEINPDYPRQETLYIGGFDWAPPTTFNPLDYDPNFPIDGNVRLMYESLLTYNQLNGELEPMLADSYTSNENSITVHLDPRAKWNNGTPVTVEDVIYTFHIDSLLPTPRHGNWYFLSKITADKQNNVTFHFSKNKNPLIILNAIAETSILPKAVFEPLIQGAKSGKTYDMAKVIEFKNDSVPMVSGPYNIKTYSPDQIVLERNDDYWGNVRHNGQKPAPRFIIHSLYNGNNHFNSAMTKGNLDISSVFLPRIWEKSRDSIRAWSRNEPYHQPGSITTLFIEHQTAPFNDVAFRRALAHSINFEKIKSRAISNYSPAMQPGFILPFGTESKYFVKADAEAFGYSYDVEKAKAILSKAGYSWDETGKLLDKDGKLLRTITIECPQGWTDWEDAIKVVVESFHEIGVTAEEKFVDYSAWDKDLRQGTFDLAMKTQTAELSPASPWNRFDQIMSGGNCKPIGEEAFSNQGRYKNDDADKLMAVIPAMTNEKELAEAYRKLNKIFMETIPVLPVMYRPTQYYQFSTKHWSNYPTEENPYAPPQNLVVAAGIKALWEIKPAK; encoded by the coding sequence ATGATGAGCAAATTAACTGAATATCTGAATTTTCTTGCCAAATGTGTTGTCACTGCAAGTGTTGCAATGGCTTTTACTGCGTGTGAAGAAGAAAAGAAAGAAGTGGCAGAGGAAATCAATCCTGATTATCCTCGTCAGGAAACTCTTTACATTGGCGGCTTTGACTGGGCCCCACCCACCACATTTAATCCCCTGGACTACGACCCGAACTTTCCCATTGACGGAAACGTTCGCCTGATGTACGAATCCTTGCTGACTTACAACCAGCTTAATGGCGAATTGGAACCCATGCTGGCCGATAGCTATACCAGCAATGAAAATTCAATCACAGTTCATCTGGACCCCCGTGCAAAGTGGAACAACGGTACTCCTGTAACCGTCGAAGATGTTATTTACACATTCCACATAGACTCCCTATTGCCTACTCCCCGTCACGGCAACTGGTATTTCCTGAGTAAGATTACTGCAGACAAGCAGAATAACGTGACCTTCCACTTTAGCAAGAATAAGAATCCGCTCATCATTCTTAACGCTATTGCGGAAACCTCTATTTTGCCCAAGGCTGTATTCGAGCCCTTGATCCAGGGTGCCAAGTCCGGCAAGACTTATGACATGGCCAAGGTGATCGAATTCAAGAACGATTCTGTTCCTATGGTTTCAGGACCGTACAATATCAAGACTTATTCTCCGGACCAAATCGTTCTGGAACGTAACGACGATTATTGGGGCAACGTTCGTCACAACGGTCAGAAGCCCGCACCTCGATTCATCATTCATTCTCTGTACAACGGAAACAACCATTTCAACAGCGCTATGACGAAGGGCAACCTGGACATCTCGTCCGTCTTCTTGCCCCGCATTTGGGAAAAGTCTAGAGACAGTATCCGTGCCTGGAGCAGAAACGAGCCCTATCATCAGCCCGGCTCCATTACCACACTGTTCATCGAGCATCAGACCGCCCCCTTCAACGATGTAGCATTCCGCCGAGCATTGGCTCATTCCATCAACTTCGAGAAGATCAAGTCTCGTGCAATCTCCAATTACTCACCCGCCATGCAGCCTGGGTTCATCCTCCCCTTCGGGACGGAATCCAAGTACTTCGTCAAGGCAGATGCGGAGGCCTTCGGTTACAGCTATGATGTAGAAAAGGCAAAGGCAATCCTCTCCAAGGCAGGCTATAGTTGGGATGAAACCGGTAAACTTCTTGACAAGGACGGCAAGCTTCTCCGCACCATTACCATCGAATGCCCCCAGGGTTGGACTGACTGGGAAGACGCGATCAAGGTGGTGGTTGAATCCTTCCACGAAATCGGTGTGACTGCAGAAGAAAAATTTGTGGACTACAGCGCCTGGGATAAAGACCTCCGACAGGGAACCTTCGATCTAGCCATGAAAACCCAGACGGCAGAACTGTCCCCAGCCTCTCCCTGGAACCGATTTGATCAAATTATGTCTGGAGGAAACTGCAAGCCCATCGGTGAAGAGGCCTTCTCCAACCAGGGTCGCTACAAGAACGACGATGCAGATAAACTAATGGCCGTTATTCCAGCAATGACTAACGAAAAGGAATTGGCAGAAGCTTACCGCAAGCTGAACAAGATCTTTATGGAAACCATTCCTGTGTTGCCGGTCATGTACCGTCCTACCCAGTACTACCAGTTCTCCACCAAGCACTGGTCAAACTACCCCACCGAAGAAAATCCCTACGCACCTCCCCAGAACCTGGTGGTAGCGGCAGGCATCAAGGCCCTCTGGGAAATCAAACCAGCTAAGTAA
- a CDS encoding phosphatidylcholine/phosphatidylserine synthase translates to MGKSRFILPNAFTSMNFLLGVFAICWATGAFSSFTQADPIRMGSYFIVLCVLLDKLDGFAARLVNASSEFGAQFDSLADLIAFGLAPAFTVFFCYRGLAPQWFGENGVLLIVTFSIYVLCAAMRLAKYNACDSDTYHHHFSGLPSTFAGAINAILIVFLKSHGLFENTDSPLIFLPLLVMLVTGLLMVSPLFLPKLQPRKSQALNIFQAVLIVITYVSGFMFVSPKVPFITEYLLLLMASYLGIGFTIGLVNRKKIIAEALEEQKK, encoded by the coding sequence ATGGGAAAGTCCCGCTTTATTTTGCCCAATGCATTCACTAGCATGAATTTCTTGCTGGGTGTCTTCGCGATTTGCTGGGCAACAGGCGCTTTCAGTTCTTTCACCCAGGCAGACCCGATCCGCATGGGTTCCTACTTTATCGTTCTTTGCGTCCTGCTGGACAAGCTTGATGGCTTTGCCGCTCGACTGGTAAACGCCAGCTCCGAATTCGGCGCTCAGTTTGACAGCCTTGCCGACTTGATTGCATTCGGTCTTGCACCGGCATTTACCGTCTTCTTCTGCTACCGCGGTCTTGCACCCCAGTGGTTTGGCGAGAACGGTGTGCTGTTGATCGTCACCTTCTCTATTTACGTGCTCTGCGCCGCAATGCGCCTGGCTAAGTACAACGCTTGCGACTCAGACACTTATCATCATCACTTCTCTGGTCTTCCTTCTACCTTTGCAGGTGCAATCAACGCAATCCTGATTGTTTTCCTCAAGAGCCATGGTCTCTTCGAAAACACTGATAGCCCCCTGATTTTCCTCCCGCTGCTGGTGATGCTGGTTACCGGTCTCCTGATGGTCAGCCCTCTGTTCTTGCCCAAGCTCCAGCCCCGCAAGAGCCAGGCCCTGAACATTTTCCAGGCAGTGCTGATCGTGATCACTTACGTATCCGGCTTTATGTTCGTTTCTCCCAAGGTTCCGTTCATTACCGAATATCTCCTGCTCCTCATGGCTAGCTATCTGGGAATTGGCTTTACCATTGGTCTTGTAAACCGCAAGAAGATTATTGCGGAAGCTCTGGAAGAACAGAAGAAGTAA
- the mpaA gene encoding murein tripeptide amidase MpaA produces MNLDTKTRGILRLPLEVYGESVQGTALRYIPCIGKCRLLVFAGIHGEEPETTFLLSRCLRAFDKPFQDVAFILCANPDGMTLGTRGNFNGVDLNRNFPTANWQEGNVLSRSVLEAPRDTALSAGCRPGSEPEVAALLRLVESLQPQSILSIHAPIGCVDAPARTPLVERLCEAFNLPWIPDIGYPTPGSFGTWCKERKIECLTLELPRMSLEALFDRYGASFIDFLRQA; encoded by the coding sequence ATGAATTTGGATACAAAGACAAGAGGAATCCTTCGCCTACCACTGGAAGTGTATGGTGAATCGGTGCAGGGAACTGCATTACGTTATATTCCCTGTATAGGGAAATGTCGCCTGCTTGTATTTGCTGGAATTCATGGGGAAGAACCTGAGACTACCTTCCTGCTAAGCCGTTGCTTACGTGCTTTTGATAAGCCGTTTCAGGATGTGGCCTTTATCCTCTGCGCCAATCCCGATGGCATGACTCTTGGAACTCGAGGTAATTTCAATGGGGTAGACCTCAACCGCAATTTCCCAACCGCTAATTGGCAGGAGGGCAATGTCCTTTCACGCTCTGTCCTGGAGGCTCCTCGAGATACGGCTTTGTCCGCAGGTTGCCGCCCCGGTTCCGAGCCCGAAGTTGCAGCCCTGCTGCGTCTGGTAGAATCCCTCCAGCCTCAAAGCATCCTGTCCATTCACGCTCCCATCGGGTGCGTTGACGCTCCTGCTCGCACCCCGCTGGTAGAGCGCCTTTGCGAGGCCTTCAACCTCCCGTGGATTCCCGATATAGGCTATCCCACTCCGGGCAGCTTCGGCACCTGGTGTAAGGAACGTAAGATCGAGTGCCTCACTCTGGAACTGCCCAGAATGTCTCTAGAAGCACTCTTCGATCGCTACGGAGCGTCCTTCATCGACTTCCTACGTCAAGCGTAA
- a CDS encoding M15 family metallopeptidase: MMNAEICFGLRSVDSDEFVCIDGYVVDRAVVPAYIKLKESLAKDGFSLRLESAYRNFEKQLSIWNRKASGQLKLLDAAGIPMERPEDEEQLMYAILTWSALPGASRHHLGTDLDVVDGNACPAGYEVQLTPAECDGMFAPFHQRLTELMDADKAFGFSRVFVPGRGKIQPEKWHIAHLPTSRKYLENFSIEGLRKIYEQTDIACKSALLDNLDQLAKDFIYPYFI; encoded by the coding sequence ATGATGAATGCAGAAATCTGCTTTGGTTTACGTTCTGTTGATTCAGATGAATTTGTCTGTATTGACGGATATGTTGTGGATCGTGCGGTGGTTCCCGCCTATATCAAGCTAAAGGAATCTCTTGCAAAAGACGGTTTCTCTCTCAGGCTGGAGTCTGCCTATCGCAATTTTGAAAAGCAGCTGAGTATCTGGAACCGAAAGGCTTCTGGCCAGTTGAAACTTCTGGACGCTGCCGGTATTCCTATGGAACGTCCAGAGGATGAAGAACAGCTGATGTATGCCATCTTGACGTGGTCAGCGCTCCCTGGGGCTAGCCGCCACCATCTGGGAACGGACTTGGATGTGGTGGATGGAAACGCCTGCCCCGCAGGATACGAAGTCCAGCTGACTCCCGCAGAATGTGATGGCATGTTTGCTCCCTTCCATCAGAGATTAACAGAACTGATGGATGCCGATAAGGCTTTTGGATTTAGTCGGGTGTTTGTTCCCGGTCGCGGAAAAATCCAGCCGGAAAAATGGCATATCGCTCATTTGCCTACGTCTAGAAAATATCTGGAGAACTTCTCCATAGAGGGTCTCCGCAAAATCTACGAACAGACGGATATCGCCTGCAAATCGGCCCTGCTGGATAACTTAGATCAGCTGGCAAAAGACTTTATTTATCCCTACTTTATCTAG
- the ruvC gene encoding crossover junction endodeoxyribonuclease RuvC, which translates to MIILGIDPGSITTGYAFLDKNGNDLKVLEYGVIHAPADHILEDRLLHIITELEKLLDRYHPSALSMEGVFFAKNAKSALVLGHIRGAVLVACRKRGMTFNEYPPKVVKQAVTGNGAAAKEQVANMIFARLGIAQGDLPLDASDALAIAWTHANPSPLSVALSVSASIKKNGVKKTVSLTTRKKKATTKQWMDLIEKMGGTIQ; encoded by the coding sequence ATGATCATCCTCGGAATTGACCCCGGTTCTATCACTACGGGCTATGCATTTTTAGACAAGAACGGAAATGACTTGAAAGTTCTTGAATATGGGGTAATCCATGCCCCTGCAGACCATATTCTCGAGGACCGTCTCCTCCACATTATTACGGAACTGGAAAAACTGCTGGACCGCTATCATCCCAGTGCGTTAAGTATGGAAGGGGTGTTCTTTGCCAAGAATGCCAAGAGCGCCCTTGTTCTTGGACATATTCGTGGTGCTGTGCTGGTGGCTTGCCGTAAGCGGGGAATGACTTTTAATGAGTATCCTCCGAAGGTGGTAAAACAGGCTGTTACGGGTAATGGTGCTGCCGCCAAGGAACAGGTGGCAAATATGATTTTTGCAAGACTTGGAATTGCTCAGGGGGATTTGCCCTTGGATGCTTCCGATGCTCTTGCCATTGCCTGGACTCACGCCAATCCATCTCCTCTTTCGGTGGCGTTATCGGTATCTGCTAGTATTAAAAAGAACGGCGTGAAGAAGACCGTTTCCTTGACCACTCGAAAGAAAAAAGCCACTACAAAGCAGTGGATGGACTTGATTGAAAAGATGGGAGGTACCATCCAATGA
- a CDS encoding CHC2 zinc finger domain-containing protein, with protein sequence MLIDQEHAGIIMRAKTHPRQLGVPLSRWGRNLIACCPFHSPEETSLFFYDALGYWRYRCLQCGSEGDLVEFVMRSRFNGLDEAAARVEALDFLGTQDTEKDNLPDEHPWIKELGGEKTKVLENFVRYCHWAACKSPSSAEFLASRGWSIGQAQLYGIGYYSGDPEPFVSYCMMSGIERHQISFYLDNLEAYHEPRITIPARNSKGLIHSVYGRLIDEADGPNTYISYASGPADIPFNMQLENTKPLIVEGFFDALTADLSGIPGVVSTLYQELTLSHLLKLKACGAESVTVVLRREQDRREQEFRIQRYLKMAQELNLKFKSIVLPKGETVDQVVRKNGADQLISLVEQTEVDTVHTHRRSMLLQDIKENFDTAMGCPPDVSVGYSLSTFPKLTQEIDGIQSGCFYVSSKPFGLKTTLLSSMALDLIQSNPKLKLIYVALETPRRQIFDRLVAMMIGESVLTVRKQSDDEGVNQKILEATRELMGYVRTNRLEIWEDSPLFDNTEILSTLKDEVKEHPNLVVMIDGIDHLKVTDHPELSDICERRAAVILDLYKALDIPFFLGGELIDSEQGLIGPRAYLRDSDAIYWLESKGGNLFLNVDSKRLGSNKLYQGNLTIDPLSNKMQEDR encoded by the coding sequence ATGCTTATCGATCAAGAACACGCTGGCATTATCATGCGGGCAAAAACCCACCCGCGTCAATTGGGAGTACCTCTTTCACGTTGGGGAAGAAACCTCATTGCTTGTTGTCCTTTCCACTCTCCCGAGGAAACGTCCCTATTCTTCTATGACGCCCTGGGATACTGGCGTTACCGTTGCTTGCAGTGCGGTAGCGAAGGCGACCTGGTTGAATTTGTAATGCGCAGCCGTTTCAACGGATTGGATGAAGCCGCCGCTCGTGTGGAGGCCCTGGATTTTTTGGGCACCCAGGACACAGAAAAGGACAACCTACCCGATGAACATCCCTGGATTAAGGAATTGGGTGGAGAAAAGACGAAGGTCCTAGAAAACTTCGTACGCTACTGCCACTGGGCTGCTTGCAAGAGCCCGTCCTCTGCAGAGTTCCTTGCCTCCCGTGGTTGGAGCATCGGCCAGGCACAGCTTTATGGTATCGGCTACTACAGCGGCGATCCGGAACCCTTTGTCAGCTACTGCATGATGTCCGGTATCGAACGCCACCAGATTAGTTTCTACCTAGACAATCTGGAAGCCTATCACGAACCGAGAATCACCATTCCCGCTCGTAATTCCAAGGGATTGATCCATTCCGTCTATGGACGTCTCATCGACGAAGCGGATGGTCCTAACACTTACATCTCCTACGCATCCGGTCCTGCAGATATTCCTTTCAATATGCAGCTTGAAAATACCAAGCCTCTCATTGTGGAAGGATTCTTCGACGCACTGACAGCAGACCTTTCCGGTATTCCCGGCGTAGTTTCCACGTTGTATCAGGAACTGACCTTAAGCCACCTTCTGAAGCTGAAGGCTTGCGGTGCAGAATCCGTCACGGTGGTTCTCCGTAGAGAACAGGATCGCCGCGAACAGGAATTTCGCATTCAGCGTTACTTGAAAATGGCCCAGGAACTGAACTTGAAGTTCAAGTCCATCGTGCTTCCTAAGGGCGAAACCGTGGACCAGGTGGTTCGCAAGAACGGCGCTGACCAGTTGATTTCCCTGGTAGAACAGACTGAAGTGGATACGGTCCATACCCACCGCCGTTCCATGCTTCTCCAGGATATTAAGGAAAACTTTGACACCGCCATGGGTTGTCCTCCGGATGTGAGCGTCGGCTATTCCCTGAGCACCTTCCCCAAGCTTACTCAGGAAATCGACGGCATCCAGTCCGGTTGCTTCTACGTGTCTTCCAAGCCCTTTGGTTTAAAGACCACCCTGCTTTCTAGCATGGCCCTGGATTTGATTCAGAGCAATCCCAAGCTGAAGTTGATTTACGTTGCACTGGAAACTCCCCGCCGCCAGATTTTTGATAGACTGGTGGCCATGATGATTGGGGAATCCGTACTCACCGTCCGTAAGCAAAGCGATGACGAAGGCGTGAACCAGAAGATTCTGGAAGCCACCCGCGAACTCATGGGCTATGTACGTACCAACCGTCTGGAAATTTGGGAAGACTCCCCCCTGTTCGACAACACCGAAATACTGAGCACACTGAAGGACGAAGTCAAGGAACATCCTAACCTGGTTGTCATGATTGACGGAATCGATCACCTGAAGGTGACGGACCATCCGGAATTAAGCGACATTTGCGAACGCCGCGCTGCGGTGATTCTGGATTTGTATAAGGCTCTGGATATTCCCTTCTTCCTGGGCGGCGAACTGATTGATTCCGAACAAGGTTTGATCGGTCCTCGCGCTTACCTCCGCGATTCTGACGCTATTTACTGGTTGGAATCTAAGGGTGGCAATTTGTTCTTGAATGTGGACTCCAAGCGTCTGGGCAGCAACAAACTGTATCAGGGTAACCTGACGATTGACCCGCTATCTAACAAGATGCAGGAAGATCGTTAA